The genomic interval CCCTAGAATTCCTTGATAACGACTTTTTTGAACTTGAGTTGTTAAGTAATCAACGCCTAAGTTATTAAATCCCATTCGATTAATAATTGCCTGATGCTCTGGTAATCTAAATAAGCGCGGCTTGGGATTTCCAGCTTGCGCTTTTGGGGTGACGGTGCCTATTTCAATGAAGCCAAATCCTAAGGCGGCTAAGGCATCAATATAATCGCCATTTTTATCCAAACCTGCTGCTAACCCAACCGCATTTTTAAAGTTAAGCCCCATCACGGTAACGGGTTTGTCACTATGACGGGTAGTCGTTAAGCGGGAAAGCCCTGTTTTTTCTGAATATTTTAATAATTTTAAGGTGAGTGTATGCGCTAATTCGGGGTCAAGTTTGAATAAGGCAGGTTTTAATAAGGGATATGGGTTCATAAAATCTAGTCAAGACGGGTAAGTTGGTAAGGTTCTGGATTAAGACAGGGTTCTCTTTTTAAAATTAAATCGGTCATTAATTGTGCGGAAGCAGGGGCCATGACTAATCCATTTCTAAAATGTCCAGCATTAATACTTAAGTTTTCTATTTCAGGATGATTATCTATATAAGGGACCCCATATTTAGTTCCAGGACGTAATCCTGCCCAATGATGAATAATGGCTTTATTTTTTAACGTGGGCATCAATGTCACCGCAAATTTCTTTAAACTTTCTTTTGCTTCTGCGGTGGTTGATTTATTAAAGTCCGTATTTTCAACGGTGCTTCCTGCTAAAATTTTACCATCTCGGCGTGGAATTAAATAATGACTTCCATCTAAAATCATCGTGTTTAAATCATTTACATTAGCATCAAATAATAACATTTGTCCTTTGACTGGGTTAATATTAATTGGGTTATTAGACGGTAAAAGTTTTTGGCTTAATTTTCCTGTCCACGCCCCTGTGGCTAATAGCAGATGATTAATAGAAAAATTTCCCTTAGAGGTCTTAATTTGGCTAATACGGTTATTCTTAAATGAAAAATCAGTCAAGGTACAATTTTCTATAAATTGCACGTTGGGATGCTGAACTAAAAATTGCTTAAGTGATTTTAATAAACGTGGATTACGTGCTTGAGCAATTGTAGGCAGCCATAATGGATTGAATGGCGTTGTATTAAATGATTTAAACAAGGCTTCATTTGCAAGTTGATAATCAATTTTATAGTGCTGACACCATTCAGTGGCTTTATTTATATCGTCATTTTTACTGATTAATAAACCACAATCATTCCATTCTGGGTCTATTTGAGTTGCTTGGATTAATTGCTGACTTAATAAAGGGTAAAGGCTTAAACTCTGTTTAACTAAATCACTAATCGCTGATTTTTGTTGCCATGGGTAGAGGGGTAATAAAATACCGCCACCGGCCCACGATGATTCTAAACTTTGCTGATTCTTTTCGATAATACTGACGCTAAGCCCTGTTTCTATTAATGCCTTTGCTGTTAATAAACCGATAATGCCACTGCCAATAAGGGTGATGTCTGTTATTTTTTTCATCGCTAGTAGTAAAAGACTTTAGGAGGCAAGCATCGTATCAGGGCCAATAGACTCATGACAAGGTGATTATTAGAATGTAAATTAATAATTTTTGTTGTTTTTTTTAAACAAATAACATTTATTGTTTATCTTATTACAGTTAGTTATTGAAATAAAAGGATTAAATAGCATTGGCTAAAAAGCCGTAAAACTTGTAAGTAAACCTATTTATTGCTATCATTTGTTCCGTCAAAGAAACTTATTGTTGTATTACAACAAATAGATTTAATAACAAATAACCTCTTGAAGGGCGGGACTGATGACATTTAAAAAAAGTAAGATTGCGCTGGGCGTTGCCACAGCCACGTTGACTTTAGCGGCGGCGATGGTTTCTCCGTATGCCACGGCGGGTAGTAAATCGGCACATCATGCAGAAGTACGTGATTTACAGCATCAAGTTGATGAAATGGCTAACATGATGCGTTCTATGCAATCAGAATTAGCACGTGTAAAAGCAAAAGGCAGTAAAACGGATAATGGGGTTCAGGAATTAGATCAGTGGATGTCTTCTGTAAAAGCGGCTCCTGTTAAAACAGACACAAAAGATAACATGGTTATTTTTCGTGGTGGTTGGGCGCATACTAATGATAACCGTGGTGGTGATTTAGGTGTTACAGGAACAGGTTCGGGCTTATTAGATGCTTCTGCCATTGGTGTTCCAACAACAGGGGGTTCAGGTGATCCTCTTGTTGGTGTTGCGGGTGGATTAAACGCTTTCCTTGGTGGCGGTGATAATACATCGGATAAAGATGCTTGGTATTTTGGTGTCGGCTTTGATTTCAACATCAACAATGATTTATTTGGCTTGATGGATGATACAGAAGTTGCTGCTGAATTAATGCTTGAGTACAAAGAACTTTCTGATGATACGCATAGCTTGTTAACAGGTCAAAATGTTACTGTTAATCAATTAACGATTTCAGCATCGCCAAAAATAAAATTCTTAAAAGGTAGCAAATTTAGACCTTGGTTGATTCCAATTGGTTTTGATTTGAATATTATTAGCCCTCCTTCAGGTGCAGTAACAGTTATGAATCCAGGGGTTGTTTTCGGCGCAGGTGCTGATTATCAAGTGATCGATAACATTTATGTGGGTGCAGATGCCCGTTATCATCTAACGGCTGATGATATTGATGGTGTTGAAACAGATGGCTTTACTTTGGGTGCTTATTTAGGTTTAGGCTTCTAAATTTAGTTTATCTAAATGCTGTATAGCGGAAAGGAAGGTGTAAAAACCTTCCTTTTTTTGTATTAAAAATAGTGAAATAGGTATGATAGGCACGCTAAGGCGTAATAATTGAATATCATCCGAAACTTTAGTTTGATGTTGTAGACCCATTTTCGGACGATTATTAATCGCTTATTCCTAAATCAGGCTGTTTTTCAATTGAATATATAATCTAAAGGCAATTTAATGTGAAATATTTAGGATTATTCTCGCTTTCTGTTTGGCTAATTGCTCAAGGAGTCGGGAATCTTTTTAATATTTCATTTATTAAAGACGAAAAAATACTGCCCTATGTTAATTTAGCCGCAGGGGTATTTTTAGTCTTATGTATTATTAAAATAAAACGTGGGGAAATTGGTTTATTATTTCTTGGAATTTGGGCCGTTTTACAAAGCAGTCTATTTTTATTTAATTTTAGTTTTCCTTATAGTAATATGGTGGTTCATTCCTTAGGAATTATTGCAGGCGCATTTTTAATTTTTAAAATATAATCTATTGACTTCAATCTTAAGCATTTCAATGAAAAAAATATCTCGGTTAGTGCCACTTATCTTTGCTGTTATTGGGATAGTTTTATCTGAGGACGTTCCACAACAAATTCCTCATATTAAACAAAAAATAATAAGTCCAAAAAAAATAACTAAAAAACCCTCGCCCAAAAAAATTGTTAAGCCATTATTAGATGTGTCAGGTTTCCAGTGTGAGGCTAAAAAAACGTGTTCACAAATGAGTTCTTGTGCAGAAGCTCTGTTTTATTTAAAAGAATGTGGTGTGAAAAGGCTTGATGGGGATAAAGATTTGATTCCTTGTGAGGGAACAAAGTGTCTTCACAAGTAAACGTTTTGAAATTATTCGTCCGCGTGATTGACTACGCCGTGAGGTACGTGAGCAGCGGTAATTTTATGATCACTTGCTGATTGACAATGCCCTTGCTGGTCATCAAAAAATATATCAGCTCCGAACGCATTTAAAAAGGGGCCTTTAGGCAATCCTCCTAAGAATAAGGCTTCGTCAATGCGTATTCCCCATAATCGTAAGGTTCTCACAACGCGTTCATGTGTAGGGGCGGCACGGGCGGTGACTAAGGCCGTTCTTATGGGCGAATCATTAGGATCAAAATGGGCCTGTATTCGTTGCAAAGCACTTAAAAAATCTTTAAAGGGGCCACCCGATAACGGAGTTTTTGCTTCATGACGTTCATTTTCGGTAAACGCATCTAATCCTTGTTGTTGATAAATGCGTTCGGATTCATCAGAAAATAAAACGGAGTCGCCATCAAAGGCAATACGTAATTGTTCCGAATGATTTTCATTGGTTCCTGAAATAATCGTGGCGGCGGCAAACCCTGCCTCTAAGGCTTTAATAACATCGTCTGTATTGGTGGATAAAAATAGATGAGCGGAGAAGGGAGAAATATAAGCATAAGGTGACCGCCCACTGGTAAATGCGGCACGGGTTATGTCAAGTTCATAATGACGAATAGCGTTGAAGATTCTAAGCCCTGTATCGGCACTATTCTGAGATAATAAAATAATTTCAACTAAGGGCGGTTTTGAGCCACCGTTATTAATGGCTAAAAACTTTTGAACCAGTGCAAAGCCTAGACCAGGTTTTAGAATTTCATCTTCATGTTCTATTTGATAACGACAAAAGGCTTCTTTGCCTTCGGTTTCAAAAATTTTATGAGAGGCATCTAAATCAAATAAGGCCCGTGATGAAATGGCAATGATTAACGTTTGCGTGTCCATTTAAGTTCAGATAGAAAGTGCGTCAATCAGATCAATCATAAATTCCATTTCACGGTCATCAATGGTTATCCACGCATCAAAACCTAAGCTTTTTAAAACATCCTGTCCTTCCCTATTTTTGTCCATATTAATTAATAGCGATTGAATTTCATCCTTTTTTTCCGCTAGATTGGGGCTAATTAAGAAGGTATGATGCAGTTCACCGATTTCACTTTGTAATAAAATTTTTAATTGTTTTTTAACCACCCACGATAACTCATCATAAGCTTTTGCCAGAAAAAGCCCCGCATCCATTTTATCTTCTAATAAATTTTTAACAATTAAGACATGATTATCATAAATTGTTTTTTTGATATTGTCCTCTTCCAGATCGATGGCTTCAAGCAACATCATCCCTATCATATTAATATTAGGGTCTTCCGTCATTGCTAATTTAAGATCAGGTTTTAAATCATCAAGACTATTGATACTACTTTCATTATGGGCAACGATAACGGTTTCATCATAATTGCCTGCAACTTTGGCTAGGGGTAAAAAACCTTTATCACGAACCAGCATGGACGCATCAAAAGGATTTACATAGACCAAATCTGCTTCATTACTATACGTTACAATGCGTTGTGCATAAAAATCACTGTATAACTCCAGCTTAATTTTAAGCCCTGTTTGTTGCTGCATCCATTTGTTAAACAAATACCAACCTGAAAGGTAATCAGGTGAAAAATCAGGACTCACCGTAAACCGCTTTGACATGACTTAATCTCCTTTGTTTGACACAGGATAACGTTCCATAAATTCAGCAACGGCTGAAACAGATGGTTTTCGGCGCACTGAGGTATAGCCGACAATAAGACCTTTTCTTATATTAGGGGCAACTGTTACTTTTACCCAATAATAACCGCCATCTTTACGTAGGTTTTTGATCACGCCTTGCCATTTTTTTCCCGTTTGTATGGTGTCCCATAAGCTTTTGAAAATAAGAGAAGGCATGTCAGGATGCCGTAGAATAGAATGGTTGACACCCAGCAATTCCGATTTTTTATAGCCTGACATTTCTATAAACACATGATTAACATGTGTAATAATTCCTTTCGTATTGGTTGTAGAAACAATAATTTTGCCCTCAGGATAAGGCGTTTCTACCGTCGTATAAAGCACATTTCTAGTGCCAACATTATACAAATCAAGTGTTACTTGTTTATATTTACCAATAATATCGCTAGGATTCATGTCTTCTAGCATAAGTATCTGCCCATTCAATTAAACAATGACAACAATTACAATAATTCAGTGATGCTTCCTGCTGCGCGTTTGACATCAAGGAAGATTAACCCTAGTTTTGCATTCGATTTCGCAAGAACGGTTAAAACAGCATCTTTCCCCGCATAAATCATTAAAACATACCCCCCCGCGCCTCTAATTAGGATTTGTTCTAAATGACCTCGATTAAGCTCTTGCGCTGTCCTGTCACCTAATGACAGCATTGCAGCACTCATAGCGGCCACACGATCTTCATCAATGCCACCAGGTAAGGCGGCCGCAATCATTAATCCATCGGTTGAGATGATTCCTGATGCTTCAATATCGGAGGAAGTGTTATTTAGTTCTGTTAATATGGAAGTAAGCATGTCTGCTCGCATTGTTATACCCTCTTTTCTTTTAAATCAAATAATTTTTAAACGGTGTGTCGACATTATAAACGGGTCGCCTGTCTCTGACATATTTTATTTTTTTAATGACCGTAGTGTATTAAAAATAATACAAAACTTAAAGGAAAAATAGATAATTTGTGATTTAAACCACAGCGATCTAAAAAATAAAAGTCATTGGTCACGCTCGATTATGAATAAAACGTTTATTTATGAATAACGGTGGGTTAACGTCCAAGCTAAAGAAACAAATTCTGGCTGGTTAAAGTAGGGAACGCCTAGAATACTAATGATAAATTGATGCTCGCCAATAAAGAGTGGCCAAAAACCAAGTTGGCTTTTTCCTGTTGCCGTAGCACTACTCCACGCGTGGCTTTCTAAGCCCATATCATTCATGAGTAACCGCGCACTGCGCACCCGTAAACGTGAAATTTCAGCCGCTAGTGCTGAAAATTCTTCGGCTATATCGGCGGTAAAACCATGACTGGCTAAAAAAAATCCCTGATAGTCCGCTAGTAATACCTTGCCTTTAGTTGAGAGTTTACTTAACAGTGACGGTAAAATATCCTCTAATCTTCCCGATGGCGTTTTTATTGCTTCTTTGAGACCCTGAACCCAGCCCAATTTTTGGCATTCATACAGCAAATCAAAGGCTTTATTTTCATCATCAGAATTTGAAAGCATTAATAGGTTGCTTACATTTAATTCAGGGGTTGTTGATTGTTGTAATAAGTTAATCAAAAAAGACTTTATTTCATTTTTATCAGGCGATGACAGCGCGTAATAAACGCCTGCGGGCGTTGGGTAAATATATAAGGATTCGATTAAGGTATATTTACTCATTATTGTCTAATCCTGTGTCTAGTGAATAAAGTAAAGCCTGAGCTAAGATCGACACATCCATTTTCATCTGAGCATCGACTGTAAATAGAGCAGGATTATAATCAAAATGGGTTAAGAAAAAATTCATTTTTTCCCTGATGTACCTTAGAAATGAATTTTGTTATCAACAGTTAGGTTTAGAATACCATAATCTATCCTTATGGATGAGTCCATTTTATGACGTATCGAGGTATTTAGGGTTGCTATGGGATCAATTTTAGTGGGGATAATACGGTAGATTGTTTTAATAGCGGTCATTTTTTTAGTTCTAAGAGGATCTGTAAAAAAATCGGTTGTTTGACCCAATTCAATGCGTATGCGCTATTTATAAATAGACAGGGTTCTTGTTATTTATTGCTTGGGGATTATTTATTTTCTTATCCATTCAATAGTTCGGACAGTTTTTGTAACCCATTGATTTAAAAAATAATTTACCAATACATCTCGTAAATATAAAACCCTTTAAAATCAATGCCTTATAGGATTAAGACCGCTATCTTTTTTAAAACTGTCCGAAGTATTGAAAATTAATGGTTGCAACATCTTTTTTATGTTTATCACTTGAGGTTAAAATCACAATCGTAAAAACCTATAACTCAGAATGATAATTTTTAGCACGGGCAATTTATTCTAACAACACAATGATAATGCAAAAAACGATCATAATGGTCTCCATGACGTTCATGCTGAATATCAATAATCACCCGATTCTTAACATCCTCAGCAAATAAATAAAAATGCGAATTAACCCGACCCATCACAGGATTAAACGGTTTTTCCGTTTCCACATGATCTATCTCCAGCGTAATCCCTAAAACAGCTTGTGCAAACGCGGTAAAAATCTCAGGCTTAGAAAACGCCTTTTTAAACATAACGCCATATTTTAATGAGGCAACTTGTTTCATAAAAATCACTAATCCCTAAAAATTAGTTATACCGCTCTTGCTTTTTCAACCTCTTTTTTTAACTGAGTCGCTAATTCATCATTTGACACAACATTATTTTTAATATCAAAATTATCGTAAAAACTAGGCAGTGAAAAGCTTCCTTTAATAACCCCCTCGAAATAGGGGATTGATTTCATCGCGGTTGATAAGACATTAGAGCCACCGCCTTTTCCTGGGGAAGTTGCTAAAAGCACCATCGACTTACCTTGATAAACTTTAGGATTTATTCTAGAACACCAATCAAAAATGTTTTTATAAGCAACACTGTATGAGCCGTTATGCTCTGCAAAAGAAATAAAAACCGCATCACATTCTTTTATTTTTTCTAAAAACTGTTTTGCTAAGGCTGGCTGCCCAATTTCTATTTCCTTATCTTCACTAAAGATAGGCAGTTCATAATCATTAAGATCTAAGACTTCCGTAGAGACATTTTCTAACAAACTACTTGCATAAGTGACCAATTTTTTATTGATTGATTTAGTGCTATTACTTGCGGCAAACGCGATTATTTTCATTTTGTTTCCTATTCATTTTATTCAAAAGTAAATAATAGACTTGTTCTTTAAGAAGAAGTTAATATATCATGTTAAAATTCCATAGGATAGCCGCTAAAAAAGAAAATAAATCTTTTACACCTTCTTTTTTATTTCTAAACTTGTCAACTAGGCATCTATATCTTTTCATTCCACCGATTACATGCTCAACAATGACTCTTTCACGACTCATCTCTTTGTTTTCTTTTTTTTGATTTTCTGTTAATGTTGGGTTTGGATTATGCTTAGATTTATTTGGTTTTTTATGAGGAATATTTACCGAATTAGTTTTATATTCATTATTAAACCCCAAATAACCTAAATCAATAAATATATTAAAATTACTAAACCAATTTAATTCTGGATTAAATTCTTTTTTAAACATTCCATAATCATGATTTTTACCTGGAAAACTAACCCCAATATATAAAATTAAATGACCTAAAGAAGCTATAGTGGTATTTTTAATTGTATGCTGTTTTTTTACCACTGTAAAATTCATTTTGTTCTTCATAGTCACTAGGGCGTTGTACAGCACGCTCTGTAGCATCTATTATCAATGTTTGAACTCCGCCAAAAGCCTGCTGCATTTCTTCAGGGGTTGAAAAACTTGTTGCAGGTAAAACATTAAATATATCTAACGTCTTTATTAAAATTGGAAATAATTTGTATACATGAGTATGGGCGCATGATTTATTCATATTAAAAGAAAACCCTAAGTGATCGAAAGTAGAATAGCACTTCATATAATTTAATATAAATAATAATTTGTCTGCGGGTTTTTTAATGTGCTATCTAAACCACTACCGTATTTTCTTTCTTTATTTTCATGTTTTTCTTTTTGATCTTCAATAAGGGTCTTTTCAAATAGAGATAATAGTAAAATAAAATGTTCTGTTTTTAATCCTGTTAAAGCTCTTAACTGTCTATCATCATAAATTCTTGGTAAAATTTCTTTTATTTTCATGTTATACTTTGATTTTTATTTTTTATAGAAATTTATTATAAAGCTTATTTATTATTTTTAATAATTTAATTTAAAGTTTATTTATTAGGCTGTATCAACTGATTGTGAATGTTATCAAGTATATATAAGCAATTGATTTTAATATATTTTATTTAGAAGAACAAGTCTAATAAATGACCTGATGGGTACAGGCTTTTCAATAATGAGTTTAGCATCATTTCGAGGTGCGTAAACCAATGCTTATTTAACACTAGGCTCATACTACAAATGTCAGGTTACTAACTTAAGATGGGAGACTTATGGATCAAGGCTTGTTTCTTTGCGGTTATAACCTAATGAATTGATAGGTTTAAAAAACAACAAAGTTCTTCTGTAAGTGTGACTAACTCCAAATATTTGGCTAAAATTAAGCTAAAATGCGTGATATAACACAAAAATACCTGCATAATAAGGGTTTATCGGCATCCTTTTAAGTGGTTATTTACAAAGTTATAACGGCTCTGAGTAGTTAGCGTGAATGAGTTTCTATTTAAACTGTAAACCAAATAACAAGGACTGTTTACGATATTTTTCTATTCTTTAGGAGTAATTTTATTATGGCTTTATCTCAAACAACAACGACCACAACGACGACAACGACGACAACGACGACAAGAACGGATTCACTAATCGAGCTTTATACTACGGTTTTAGGTCGTCCCGTAGATACCGATGGTTTAGCGTATTGGGAAGGTAGTTTATTAGAACTATTGAAAACACAAACAGAAGATGACGCGTTAAAAGAAATCACAGGTCATCTTTCAGGTTCTGATGAGTATCAACTGGTTTCATCTAAGCAGAGCTATCATGATAAAGTGAAAAAAGCGTATAAAAATGCTCATAATTATGATGCGGATGAGGCGACGATAAATGCTTATGTGATTAA from Methylococcales bacterium carries:
- a CDS encoding FAD-dependent oxidoreductase codes for the protein MKKITDITLIGSGIIGLLTAKALIETGLSVSIIEKNQQSLESSWAGGGILLPLYPWQQKSAISDLVKQSLSLYPLLSQQLIQATQIDPEWNDCGLLISKNDDINKATEWCQHYKIDYQLANEALFKSFNTTPFNPLWLPTIAQARNPRLLKSLKQFLVQHPNVQFIENCTLTDFSFKNNRISQIKTSKGNFSINHLLLATGAWTGKLSQKLLPSNNPININPVKGQMLLFDANVNDLNTMILDGSHYLIPRRDGKILAGSTVENTDFNKSTTAEAKESLKKFAVTLMPTLKNKAIIHHWAGLRPGTKYGVPYIDNHPEIENLSINAGHFRNGLVMAPASAQLMTDLILKREPCLNPEPYQLTRLD
- a CDS encoding excalibur calcium-binding domain-containing protein, whose product is MKKISRLVPLIFAVIGIVLSEDVPQQIPHIKQKIISPKKITKKPSPKKIVKPLLDVSGFQCEAKKTCSQMSSCAEALFYLKECGVKRLDGDKDLIPCEGTKCLHK
- a CDS encoding 5'-nucleotidase; protein product: MDTQTLIIAISSRALFDLDASHKIFETEGKEAFCRYQIEHEDEILKPGLGFALVQKFLAINNGGSKPPLVEIILLSQNSADTGLRIFNAIRHYELDITRAAFTSGRSPYAYISPFSAHLFLSTNTDDVIKALEAGFAAATIISGTNENHSEQLRIAFDGDSVLFSDESERIYQQQGLDAFTENERHEAKTPLSGGPFKDFLSALQRIQAHFDPNDSPIRTALVTARAAPTHERVVRTLRLWGIRIDEALFLGGLPKGPFLNAFGADIFFDDQQGHCQSASDHKITAAHVPHGVVNHADE
- a CDS encoding phosphate/phosphite/phosphonate ABC transporter substrate-binding protein, encoding MSKRFTVSPDFSPDYLSGWYLFNKWMQQQTGLKIKLELYSDFYAQRIVTYSNEADLVYVNPFDASMLVRDKGFLPLAKVAGNYDETVIVAHNESSINSLDDLKPDLKLAMTEDPNINMIGMMLLEAIDLEEDNIKKTIYDNHVLIVKNLLEDKMDAGLFLAKAYDELSWVVKKQLKILLQSEIGELHHTFLISPNLAEKKDEIQSLLINMDKNREGQDVLKSLGFDAWITIDDREMEFMIDLIDALSI
- a CDS encoding PAS domain-containing protein, giving the protein MLEDMNPSDIIGKYKQVTLDLYNVGTRNVLYTTVETPYPEGKIIVSTTNTKGIITHVNHVFIEMSGYKKSELLGVNHSILRHPDMPSLIFKSLWDTIQTGKKWQGVIKNLRKDGGYYWVKVTVAPNIRKGLIVGYTSVRRKPSVSAVAEFMERYPVSNKGD
- a CDS encoding roadblock/LC7 domain-containing protein encodes the protein MRADMLTSILTELNNTSSDIEASGIISTDGLMIAAALPGGIDEDRVAAMSAAMLSLGDRTAQELNRGHLEQILIRGAGGYVLMIYAGKDAVLTVLAKSNAKLGLIFLDVKRAAGSITELL
- a CDS encoding NAD(P)H-dependent oxidoreductase, translated to MKIIAFAASNSTKSINKKLVTYASSLLENVSTEVLDLNDYELPIFSEDKEIEIGQPALAKQFLEKIKECDAVFISFAEHNGSYSVAYKNIFDWCSRINPKVYQGKSMVLLATSPGKGGGSNVLSTAMKSIPYFEGVIKGSFSLPSFYDNFDIKNNVVSNDELATQLKKEVEKARAV
- a CDS encoding transposase family protein yields the protein MNFTVVKKQHTIKNTTIASLGHLILYIGVSFPGKNHDYGMFKKEFNPELNWFSNFNIFIDLGYLGFNNEYKTNSVNIPHKKPNKSKHNPNPTLTENQKKENKEMSRERVIVEHVIGGMKRYRCLVDKFRNKKEGVKDLFSFLAAILWNFNMIY